Proteins from a genomic interval of Candidatus Poribacteria bacterium:
- a CDS encoding HNH endonuclease: MMIHTLQDYIPRLQCLQDSRQTPHKPFLLLIIMEMLESGELSENRIRFREIEEKKPFFADLMAVFNSENTENWQPSIHNPFFHLKTNGFWHLDPAELQSRPTAITPTEAYLGNTDAVAKLDESLFLLFVMPEYREILRQTLIRTYFSNIRHEIEQVIEEHRTLGREHIAGDIEEYSQQLIQAVEHPFSIQRDVASVQTETPVRSAGFRRAVMQIYEHTCAVCELNIRASGGESVTDAAHIIPFSVSYNDDIRNGMSLCKLHHWAFDTGLISLDDDYQVIVSPSMSEQGPTASMLTQLRNKRIWLPRDGEHYPAQDALTWHREEVMRE, from the coding sequence ATGATGATCCACACGTTACAAGACTATATCCCAAGGCTGCAATGCTTACAGGACAGCAGGCAGACACCTCATAAACCGTTTCTCTTATTAATCATCATGGAGATGCTTGAGAGCGGCGAACTCTCCGAAAATCGTATCCGTTTCAGGGAAATCGAAGAGAAGAAGCCTTTCTTTGCAGATCTAATGGCGGTTTTCAATAGCGAGAACACAGAGAACTGGCAACCGAGTATTCATAATCCATTTTTTCATCTGAAAACCAATGGGTTCTGGCACTTGGATCCTGCCGAACTGCAATCAAGGCCTACTGCGATAACTCCTACAGAGGCGTATCTTGGCAACACGGATGCTGTTGCCAAGCTGGACGAGTCGCTTTTTCTTTTATTCGTAATGCCCGAGTATCGGGAGATACTCCGTCAGACGCTGATCCGTACCTATTTTTCAAATATTAGACATGAGATTGAACAGGTCATTGAGGAACACCGAACCCTTGGTCGTGAGCACATAGCGGGGGACATCGAGGAATATAGCCAACAATTGATACAAGCTGTCGAACACCCATTTTCGATCCAGAGAGACGTAGCGTCCGTGCAAACAGAGACACCGGTGAGGAGTGCCGGTTTTCGCCGAGCAGTCATGCAAATCTATGAACATACCTGCGCGGTCTGTGAGTTGAATATCCGTGCGTCGGGCGGAGAGAGTGTAACCGATGCCGCCCACATTATCCCCTTCTCTGTTTCATACAACGACGATATCCGAAATGGAATGTCTCTTTGCAAATTGCATCATTGGGCGTTTGATACCGGATTAATTTCTTTAGACGATGACTATCAAGTTATCGTTTCACCGTCGATGTCTGAGCAAGGGCCTACAGCGTCGATGTTAACCCAATTGCGCAACAAACGTATATGGTTGCCGAGAGACGGGGAACACTATCCTGCCCAGGATGCCTTGACGTGGCACCGGGAGGAAGTTATGAGAGAGTAG